The Candidatus Binatus sp. genome has a segment encoding these proteins:
- a CDS encoding HesA/MoeB/ThiF family protein, translating into MHITVSQLLAVAGLSSSQDLSPAPTSTDGVAALDGREKHDEVATQRILIVGLGGLGVPALWALARAGAPRLTLIDPDPVELSNLARQVIYRSRDTGTPKVDAAARWLVERFPEVSVERHPIALEASNAARLVAAHDFVIDATDSPAAKFLINDTCIAARTPFVYGGVVGMTGQAMTVIPGQTACIRCVFETPPDDDEGRSCREAGIVGPVAGAIGQMQAAEAMRAARAQTPLLSGKILTYDASGPARVRIAAVSPRPGCGCGAWKPDGRDARRRRQSQAPGN; encoded by the coding sequence TTGCATATTACCGTCAGCCAACTGTTAGCGGTTGCAGGCTTATCGTCGTCGCAGGATTTATCACCAGCTCCCACAAGCACTGATGGCGTTGCGGCTCTCGACGGGCGGGAGAAGCACGACGAAGTGGCAACACAACGAATACTGATCGTCGGCTTGGGGGGACTCGGCGTTCCCGCGTTGTGGGCGCTGGCGCGCGCCGGCGCACCGCGGCTGACGCTGATCGATCCCGACCCGGTAGAACTGTCGAATCTCGCTCGCCAGGTGATCTATCGAAGCCGGGATACCGGCACGCCGAAGGTTGATGCGGCGGCGCGGTGGCTGGTCGAGCGGTTTCCCGAGGTCAGCGTCGAACGCCATCCGATTGCGCTCGAAGCGTCCAACGCGGCGCGCCTGGTCGCCGCACACGACTTTGTAATCGACGCGACTGACAGTCCGGCGGCGAAATTCTTGATCAACGACACCTGTATCGCCGCGCGGACGCCGTTCGTTTATGGCGGTGTAGTCGGGATGACCGGGCAGGCGATGACGGTAATTCCGGGCCAGACGGCGTGCATCCGATGCGTGTTCGAGACTCCGCCCGATGACGACGAAGGCCGGAGTTGTCGCGAGGCGGGGATCGTCGGTCCCGTCGCCGGCGCGATCGGCCAGATGCAGGCGGCGGAGGCGATGCGCGCCGCGCGTGCGCAAACGCCCTTGCTCTCGGGAAAAATCCTCACCTACGACGCGTCCGGCCCGGCCCGGGTGCGGATTGCGGCGGTTAGCCCGCGCCCCGGCTGCGGCTGCGGCGCGTGGAAGCCGGATGGTCGCGATGCGCGCAGGCGGCGCCAGTCGCAGGCGCCGGGCAATTGA
- the sat gene encoding sulfate adenylyltransferase: MSVREDAIAAHGGGELVDLKAPASERAALAAHGAKLAAVALNARDLADLEMLASGAFSPLTGFMGEADYIRSRDEMRLASGVPWSIPITLGVDEAKAKSLKAGQDIALAAEDGRRLAILKLAEIYQVDRKNEAQNVFGTAEDAHPGAKNVTSMPPYCLAGKLTLIEEIPGRTFLEFPREPRQTRAAFRERGWKKIVAFQTRNPTHRAHEYIQKAALEICDGLMIHPLVGETKGDDVPAAVRMETYKVLLDLYYPKNRAMIGVFPAHMRYGGPREAILHAIARRNYGCTHFIVGRDHAGVGNYYGSYDAQKIFERFEPSEMGITPLTFENTFYCKRCNSMASFKTCPHTDQDRLILSGTKVREMLRAGDAPPPEFTRPELAAILVRAMREAK; encoded by the coding sequence ATGAGCGTGCGCGAGGACGCAATCGCGGCTCATGGCGGCGGCGAGCTGGTCGATCTGAAAGCGCCGGCCTCCGAGCGCGCCGCGCTGGCGGCGCACGGCGCGAAACTCGCCGCCGTTGCGCTCAACGCGCGCGACCTGGCCGATCTCGAGATGCTCGCGTCAGGCGCCTTCTCTCCGCTGACCGGTTTCATGGGCGAGGCGGACTATATTCGCTCGCGCGACGAGATGCGGCTTGCGTCGGGAGTGCCGTGGTCCATTCCAATCACACTCGGCGTCGATGAAGCGAAAGCGAAATCACTGAAAGCCGGACAGGATATCGCGCTGGCGGCCGAAGACGGCCGGCGGCTGGCGATTCTGAAGCTTGCGGAAATTTACCAAGTCGATCGCAAAAACGAAGCGCAAAATGTTTTCGGCACCGCCGAGGACGCGCATCCGGGGGCCAAGAACGTCACCTCGATGCCGCCGTACTGCCTGGCGGGCAAGCTCACACTGATCGAGGAAATACCGGGCCGCACCTTCCTGGAATTTCCGCGCGAGCCGCGACAGACGCGGGCGGCGTTTCGCGAGCGGGGATGGAAAAAAATCGTCGCCTTCCAAACCCGCAACCCGACTCATCGCGCGCACGAGTATATCCAGAAAGCGGCGCTCGAAATCTGCGACGGTCTGATGATCCATCCGCTGGTTGGAGAAACCAAAGGCGACGACGTGCCCGCCGCGGTCAGGATGGAGACTTACAAGGTTCTGCTCGACCTGTACTATCCGAAAAATCGCGCGATGATCGGCGTGTTCCCGGCGCACATGCGCTACGGCGGCCCGCGCGAGGCGATCCTGCACGCGATCGCGCGGCGCAACTACGGATGCACGCATTTCATCGTCGGGCGCGATCACGCCGGCGTCGGCAATTACTACGGCAGCTACGACGCGCAGAAAATCTTCGAGCGCTTCGAGCCGTCCGAAATGGGGATAACGCCGCTGACCTTCGAGAACACGTTCTACTGCAAGCGATGCAATTCGATGGCGTCGTTCAAGACCTGCCCGCATACCGATCAAGACCGCTTGATACTGTCGGGAACGAAGGTTCGCGAGATGCTGCGGGCGGGCGATGCGCCGCCGCCCGAATTCACCCGGCCGGAGCTGGCGGCGATTCTGGTGCGCGCGATGCGCGAGGCAAAGTAG
- a CDS encoding nuclear transport factor 2 family protein: MSDRESVLAANRAFYDAFESLDAEKMEAVWLRDPRIICIHPGWRKLSGWGPIMASWERILDNVFEMKFELGEIEVTISGDLAIVVVEESLTQRGYDGNERSNVLATNVFERVGNRWFMVMHHGSPVLAPPDDEPPLQ; the protein is encoded by the coding sequence ATGTCCGATCGCGAATCAGTGCTTGCCGCCAACCGCGCCTTTTACGACGCCTTCGAAAGTCTCGACGCGGAAAAGATGGAAGCGGTTTGGCTGCGCGACCCGCGAATCATTTGCATCCATCCCGGATGGCGCAAACTTTCGGGATGGGGCCCGATCATGGCGAGCTGGGAGCGCATCCTCGACAACGTATTCGAGATGAAGTTCGAGCTTGGCGAGATTGAAGTGACGATCAGCGGCGATCTGGCGATCGTCGTCGTCGAGGAAAGCCTGACCCAGCGCGGCTACGACGGCAACGAACGCTCGAACGTGCTCGCCACCAATGTGTTCGAGCGCGTGGGCAACCGATGGTTCATGGTGATGCATCATGGGTCGCCGGTGCTCGCGCCGCCCGACGACGAGCCGCCGCTCCAGTAA
- the eutC gene encoding ethanolamine ammonia-lyase subunit EutC, translating into MKLSTRLLGTSYRFRSVKELLARANEARSGDELAGIAARSERERIAAKAVLADLTLNDLRENPVVAYDRDEVTRVIDDALDRDAFAAVRNQTVGELREWLLDDATTGDAILATGRAITAEIAAAVAKLCGNLDLITIASKIRVVTSARTTLGLAGRLSTRLQPNHPRDDLTAVAAAIYEGLAYATGDALIGINPCIDEPDNIRRLLELTADIIERTGAPTQNCVLGHITTQMRALEAGAPMDILFQSLAGTEKGNAGFGITVRMLDEGYAMIRETGRIRSANLMYFETGQGSELSADAHEGADQVTLEARCYGLARRYAPLLVNTVVGFIGPEYLYDAKQITRAGLEDHLMGKLLGVPHGADACYTNHARADQNDCENLAVLLASAGCNYFMALPMGDDVMLSYQSTSYHDAAALRAVLKLRTAPEFEQWCERRGILRDGCLTARAGDARLLLMDSPSKTDGEADFDAMRKSTPARLGVGRAGPRYTTAAMLSVRADHARAVDAVTALVGRDWPQRNGLLEVHSQALTREDYIRYPERGRRLGAVDAARVARLAPRGRGKSATPSVLLCVGDGLSSAAVEKNAGPLMRALRRRLSSRYRLLKPMFIRNARVRIEDHLGEILRPDVVCMIVGERPGLATAESLSAYVIYRPTLKSIEPERTVISNIHRGGIPIAQAGRKIAALIDDAIRLRASGAALAQKIAPAT; encoded by the coding sequence ATGAAACTCTCGACCCGACTGCTCGGCACTTCCTACCGCTTCCGCTCGGTTAAGGAATTGCTTGCGCGCGCCAACGAAGCGCGCTCGGGCGACGAACTTGCGGGAATCGCCGCGCGCTCCGAGCGGGAACGAATCGCAGCCAAGGCGGTGCTCGCCGATCTCACGTTGAACGATCTCCGCGAGAACCCGGTCGTCGCCTACGACCGCGACGAAGTGACGCGCGTGATCGACGACGCGCTGGATCGCGACGCATTCGCCGCCGTGCGCAACCAGACCGTCGGCGAGCTGCGCGAATGGCTGCTCGATGACGCGACCACCGGCGACGCGATCCTCGCGACCGGGCGCGCAATCACCGCGGAGATCGCCGCTGCGGTCGCCAAGCTATGCGGCAATCTCGATCTGATCACGATTGCGTCGAAGATTCGCGTCGTCACCAGCGCGCGCACCACGCTTGGCCTCGCGGGCCGGCTCTCGACGCGCCTCCAGCCCAACCATCCGCGCGACGATCTCACCGCAGTCGCCGCCGCCATTTACGAAGGCCTCGCCTACGCGACCGGCGACGCGCTCATCGGCATCAACCCGTGTATCGACGAGCCCGACAACATCCGCCGATTGCTCGAACTCACCGCCGACATCATCGAGCGCACCGGAGCGCCGACGCAAAACTGCGTGCTCGGCCATATCACGACGCAGATGCGCGCGCTCGAGGCCGGCGCTCCGATGGACATCCTGTTCCAGAGCCTGGCGGGAACGGAGAAGGGCAACGCCGGTTTCGGGATTACGGTCAGGATGCTCGACGAAGGCTACGCGATGATCCGCGAGACCGGCAGGATCCGCTCGGCGAACCTGATGTACTTCGAAACGGGGCAGGGCTCCGAGCTGTCCGCCGATGCGCACGAGGGCGCGGACCAGGTCACGCTCGAGGCGCGATGCTACGGGCTTGCGCGCCGCTACGCGCCGCTGCTGGTCAACACAGTGGTGGGCTTCATCGGCCCCGAATATCTGTACGACGCGAAACAAATCACGCGCGCCGGCCTCGAGGATCATCTGATGGGCAAGCTGCTCGGAGTCCCGCACGGAGCCGACGCATGCTACACCAATCACGCTCGCGCCGATCAGAACGATTGCGAAAATCTGGCGGTGCTGCTGGCGTCGGCGGGATGCAACTACTTCATGGCGCTGCCGATGGGCGACGACGTGATGCTCTCTTATCAATCCACCAGCTATCACGATGCGGCGGCGCTGCGCGCAGTGCTCAAGCTGCGTACCGCGCCCGAGTTCGAGCAATGGTGCGAGCGCCGGGGGATTCTCCGCGACGGCTGTCTCACGGCGCGCGCCGGCGACGCGCGGCTGCTGCTGATGGATTCGCCGAGCAAGACCGACGGTGAGGCAGATTTCGACGCGATGCGCAAATCGACGCCCGCGCGGCTTGGGGTTGGACGCGCGGGTCCGCGCTACACGACGGCCGCGATGCTCTCTGTGCGGGCAGATCACGCGCGCGCCGTCGATGCGGTCACGGCGCTGGTCGGGCGAGATTGGCCGCAGCGCAACGGCCTGCTCGAAGTTCACTCGCAAGCGCTCACGCGCGAAGATTATATCCGCTATCCCGAGCGCGGCCGGCGTCTTGGCGCCGTCGATGCTGCTCGCGTCGCGCGACTTGCGCCGCGCGGACGCGGCAAATCGGCGACGCCCAGCGTGCTGCTATGCGTCGGCGACGGACTTTCATCGGCGGCGGTGGAGAAGAACGCGGGGCCGCTGATGCGCGCGCTCAGGCGGCGGCTCTCGTCGCGATACCGGCTCCTGAAGCCGATGTTCATTCGAAATGCGCGGGTCAGAATCGAAGACCATCTGGGCGAAATATTGCGCCCCGACGTGGTCTGCATGATCGTCGGCGAGCGTCCCGGCCTGGCCACCGCCGAGAGCCTGAGCGCGTACGTGATTTATCGGCCCACGCTCAAATCGATCGAGCCCGAGCGCACGGTGATATCGAACATTCATCGCGGCGGGATTCCGATCGCGCAAGCCGGGCGCAAAATCGCGGCGCTGATCGACGACGCGATCCGATTGCGGGCCTCGGGCGCCGCTCTCGCGCAGAAAATTGCGCCGGCAACGTGA
- a CDS encoding kelch repeat-containing protein, whose product MGKVLIAGGDGPGASLSLASAELYDPVTGTFSLTGSMTTGRVSHTATLLPSGKVLVAGGSDPTGHSIASAELYDPATGTWTVTGPLNSTRSYHTATLTTSGVLIAGGVGGPLVTLVPAAELYDPVAGTFSTIGDLTNPRQLQTDILFTAGPLANDVLLIGGVGSGFSYIAPTDLFTPVGNTFSASGSLLDPRRLHTSTLLISGKVLVAGGVTMSTDNVSNTTEIFDPATATFTAGPNMVNAKAYDAATLFTSGPRMGQVLISASFTTGGFITPNNDLYDPVANSFSATCNLLQTREQHTATLLLNGKVLIAGGFIVGGGITECELYTP is encoded by the coding sequence ATGGGCAAAGTCTTGATCGCGGGAGGCGATGGCCCGGGCGCCAGCCTCTCGCTGGCCAGCGCGGAACTCTACGATCCCGTCACCGGTACCTTCAGCTTAACCGGGAGCATGACAACCGGCAGAGTTTCCCATACAGCGACGCTGCTGCCGAGCGGTAAGGTGCTGGTCGCGGGCGGCTCCGACCCCACCGGCCATAGCATCGCCTCGGCAGAACTATACGACCCAGCGACCGGAACCTGGACCGTGACCGGCCCCCTGAACAGTACCCGCTCGTATCACACCGCGACTTTGACCACCAGTGGAGTCTTGATCGCGGGTGGCGTCGGCGGACCCTTGGTCACGCTGGTGCCGGCCGCGGAATTGTACGACCCGGTGGCCGGGACTTTCAGCACAATCGGCGACCTGACGAATCCGCGCCAACTCCAGACCGACATCCTGTTTACGGCGGGTCCCTTGGCGAATGACGTGCTGCTGATCGGTGGCGTTGGTAGCGGTTTTTCGTACATCGCTCCAACAGACCTTTTCACTCCGGTCGGCAACACCTTCTCCGCTTCGGGCAGTTTGCTCGATCCGCGAAGGCTTCATACCTCGACCCTACTGATCAGCGGAAAGGTACTGGTCGCAGGCGGGGTTACCATGAGCACCGACAACGTCAGCAATACCACCGAGATTTTTGATCCAGCCACCGCGACTTTTACGGCCGGCCCGAACATGGTCAACGCCAAAGCGTACGATGCCGCGACGCTGTTCACCAGCGGCCCGCGAATGGGTCAGGTGCTCATCTCAGCCAGCTTTACCACCGGCGGGTTTATTACCCCGAACAATGACCTCTATGATCCGGTGGCCAATTCCTTCTCGGCCACCTGCAACCTGCTTCAGACCCGCGAACAGCACACTGCAACGCTGCTGCTCAATGGGAAGGTACTGATCGCAGGCGGGTTCATCGTGGGCGGCGGGATCACGGAGTGTGAGCTCTATACCCCCTGA
- a CDS encoding HAD-IA family hydrolase, translating into MYKLWMFDFDNTIARLEPEVDWAGGRLILEPYLRSIGAPDQLFARIPRGNLPLYGAYRTLMLAQINQPRVTEGLRRASEIIEKIELAGVDRAQPLEGAIEALAALKETGAAVAIVTSNSSRTVKRWFDRNAGASIDAIVGRDTMLGLKPAPDMLIRALELFSADRSQAAFVGDSEADLLAAQSCGVRFYGIAATEVARDRLLAAGATEIFGSPAALAIHLNLPAARA; encoded by the coding sequence ATGTACAAGCTCTGGATGTTCGATTTCGACAACACCATCGCGCGGCTCGAGCCCGAGGTCGATTGGGCCGGCGGCCGGCTAATCCTCGAACCCTACCTGCGCTCCATCGGTGCGCCTGACCAACTGTTCGCGCGAATCCCGCGCGGCAATCTCCCGCTCTACGGCGCCTACCGCACGCTCATGCTCGCGCAGATCAACCAACCCCGGGTCACGGAAGGGCTGCGCCGCGCTTCGGAGATAATCGAGAAAATCGAGCTGGCGGGAGTCGATCGCGCGCAACCGCTCGAAGGCGCGATCGAAGCGCTCGCGGCCCTGAAAGAAACCGGCGCCGCCGTCGCGATCGTGACCTCCAACTCGTCGAGAACGGTCAAGCGCTGGTTCGACAGGAACGCCGGCGCATCGATCGACGCAATCGTCGGACGCGACACGATGCTCGGACTCAAGCCGGCGCCCGACATGCTGATTCGCGCACTCGAATTGTTTTCCGCCGATCGATCGCAGGCCGCGTTTGTTGGCGACAGCGAAGCCGACCTGCTGGCCGCGCAAAGTTGTGGCGTGCGATTTTATGGAATCGCGGCCACCGAGGTCGCGCGCGATCGGTTGCTCGCGGCAGGCGCCACAGAAATCTTCGGCTCGCCAGCCGCGCTGGCGATTCACCTGAACCTGCCGGCTGCGCGCGCCTGA
- a CDS encoding VOC family protein, with amino-acid sequence MLKRVDRIQIAVADINAAERVVAEVFGAELIRRDKAAPLGARRTTMQAGTSLVEILEPDGAGAVQDFVSKWQTGLFGAGFSVDDPAAAAHHLAKCGVGFEQSAGQLYLDAAATFGMRTVISQHQERAPAGAIKWAYEVTNVVGDWQAASARYARIFGLDAAKFSPIESKDFGYTGTLTLFDPPARLDRVEIAQITDATLAMGRFHQRRGDSLYMFFVETDDVGALERRLQERGARFAAHHRDEAELAELFIHPSAFLGVLVGVSRTEHAWLWSGDPERARRAATARQG; translated from the coding sequence ATGCTCAAGCGCGTTGACAGAATTCAGATTGCGGTCGCCGACATCAATGCGGCCGAGCGGGTGGTCGCAGAAGTCTTTGGCGCGGAGCTAATTCGCCGCGACAAGGCGGCGCCGCTTGGCGCCAGGCGAACCACGATGCAAGCGGGGACGAGCCTCGTCGAAATTCTCGAACCCGACGGGGCAGGAGCGGTCCAGGATTTTGTCTCGAAGTGGCAGACCGGACTGTTCGGCGCGGGATTTTCGGTGGACGACCCCGCCGCCGCCGCGCATCACCTCGCCAAGTGCGGCGTCGGCTTCGAGCAATCCGCGGGACAACTCTATCTCGACGCCGCCGCGACGTTTGGGATGCGCACCGTAATTTCGCAGCATCAGGAACGCGCGCCCGCCGGCGCGATAAAATGGGCCTACGAAGTCACCAACGTCGTTGGCGATTGGCAGGCGGCGTCGGCCCGCTATGCGCGCATCTTCGGCCTCGACGCGGCGAAGTTCAGCCCGATCGAGAGCAAGGATTTCGGCTACACGGGTACGCTGACGCTGTTCGATCCTCCCGCGCGTCTTGACCGCGTCGAGATCGCGCAGATCACCGACGCCACGCTTGCGATGGGCCGTTTTCACCAACGGCGCGGCGATTCGCTGTACATGTTTTTCGTCGAGACCGACGACGTCGGCGCGCTCGAACGGCGCCTGCAAGAGCGCGGCGCGCGTTTCGCGGCGCATCACCGCGACGAGGCGGAGCTGGCGGAATTGTTCATCCATCCTTCGGCATTTCTCGGCGTGCTGGTCGGGGTGAGCCGCACCGAGCATGCGTGGCTGTGGTCGGGCGATCCCGAGCGTGCGCGGCGCGCCGCGACGGCGCGGCAGGGGTGA
- the cysC gene encoding adenylyl-sulfate kinase, with translation MDQGFTLWFTGLSGAGKSTLANLAAEELRRRAHRVEILDGDEVRTNLSKGLGFSKEDRDINIRRIGYVCHLLARNGVIAISAAISPYREIRDEVRRNHERFVEVYVRCTIEKLVERDVKGLYKKALAGEIKSFTGVSDPYEEPLKPELIVDTGTETVAQSLGKLLGRLEELNYVSKGARR, from the coding sequence ATGGATCAAGGTTTTACCTTGTGGTTTACAGGCCTGTCCGGGGCGGGAAAGTCCACGCTTGCCAATCTGGCCGCCGAAGAATTGCGCCGGCGCGCGCATCGCGTAGAAATCCTCGACGGTGACGAAGTCCGCACCAATCTTTCCAAGGGACTTGGCTTTTCCAAAGAGGATCGCGACATCAACATCCGGCGCATCGGCTATGTCTGCCATCTGCTGGCGCGCAACGGGGTGATCGCCATTTCAGCGGCGATTTCGCCCTACCGCGAGATTCGCGACGAGGTGCGCCGCAATCATGAGCGCTTCGTCGAAGTCTATGTCCGCTGCACGATCGAAAAACTCGTCGAGCGCGACGTCAAAGGGCTCTACAAAAAGGCGCTGGCCGGCGAGATCAAATCTTTCACCGGCGTCTCGGACCCCTACGAAGAGCCGCTGAAGCCCGAACTGATTGTCGATACCGGCACGGAAACCGTCGCGCAGAGCCTGGGCAAGTTGCTCGGGCGGCTCGAGGAGCTGAACTACGTCAGCAAGGGAGCACGGCGATGA